In a genomic window of Flavobacterium sp. KACC 22761:
- a CDS encoding TCR/Tet family MFS transporter, translated as MLQKDKSAAIGFIFITMLIDITGWGIIIPVVPKLIEELIHGDISEAAKIGGWLTFAYAITQFVFAPVIGNLSDKFGRRPIILISLFGFSLDYLLLAFSPTIIWLFIGRIIAGITGASITTASAYIADVSTAENRAKNFGLIGAAFGLGFIIGPVIGGLLGQYGSRVPFYAAAILCMVNFLYGFFILPESLKKENRRPFDWKRANPVGAILGLKKHPELIGLISAIFLLYVGSHAVQSNWSFFTIYQFNWNERMIGISLGIIGLLVGVVQGGLIRFINPKLGNEKSIYVGLGLYTVGMLLFAFATESWMMFVFLIPYCLGGIAGPALQSVVASKVLPSEQGEIQGTLTSLMSASSIIGPPMMANTFYFFTHSDAPFKFAGAPFILGGFLMLLSTVVAYFSLKKHSVPKTEISQQEIE; from the coding sequence ATGCTACAAAAAGATAAATCGGCTGCGATTGGTTTCATTTTCATAACCATGTTGATTGACATTACGGGCTGGGGAATTATTATTCCGGTTGTTCCAAAATTAATCGAAGAATTGATTCACGGAGATATCAGCGAAGCGGCAAAAATTGGCGGCTGGCTGACTTTTGCGTATGCAATAACACAATTTGTCTTTGCACCAGTAATTGGAAATTTGAGTGATAAATTCGGAAGAAGACCTATTATCTTGATTTCGCTTTTCGGATTTTCATTAGATTATCTTTTGTTGGCATTTTCACCAACGATTATTTGGCTTTTTATCGGAAGAATTATTGCTGGAATTACCGGTGCGAGCATCACAACAGCTTCTGCCTATATTGCCGATGTCAGCACGGCCGAAAACAGAGCAAAAAACTTTGGATTAATTGGTGCCGCTTTCGGATTAGGATTTATCATCGGACCTGTTATTGGAGGTTTATTAGGACAATACGGATCACGGGTTCCTTTTTACGCAGCAGCGATTTTGTGTATGGTCAATTTCCTTTACGGATTTTTTATTTTGCCAGAATCTCTTAAAAAAGAGAACCGAAGACCTTTTGATTGGAAACGTGCAAATCCAGTTGGTGCGATTTTAGGCTTGAAAAAACATCCAGAATTAATTGGGTTGATTTCAGCAATATTCCTTTTATATGTGGGTTCGCATGCGGTTCAGAGCAATTGGAGTTTCTTTACCATTTATCAATTCAATTGGAATGAAAGAATGATCGGAATTTCATTAGGAATCATCGGACTTTTGGTTGGAGTAGTGCAAGGCGGATTAATCCGTTTTATTAATCCGAAATTAGGAAACGAGAAAAGTATTTATGTTGGTTTGGGATTATATACAGTCGGAATGTTATTATTTGCTTTTGCAACAGAAAGCTGGATGATGTTTGTGTTTTTGATTCCGTATTGCCTTGGCGGAATTGCTGGGCCGGCTTTGCAATCAGTTGTAGCCAGTAAAGTATTGCCAAGCGAACAAGGCGAAATTCAAGGAACTTTGACCAGTTTAATGAGTGCTTCTTCCATAATTGGTCCGCCAATGATGGCCAATACTTTTTACTTTTTCACTCATAGTGATGCGCCATTTAAATTTGCAGGAGCGCCCTTTATTTTGGGCGGATTTTTAATGCTGCTGAGTACTGTTGTTGCTTATTTTTCATTGAAAAAACATTCGGTTCCAAAAACAGAAATCAGTCAACAAGAAATCGAATAA